In Xanthomonas sacchari, a genomic segment contains:
- a CDS encoding putative bifunctional diguanylate cyclase/phosphodiesterase → MKTMRFGLQARFLLAMGVAALLVMAILALLLERQAAMQREVRTLSGNVIHGLFDSSMRTRGESLARQLADSLANPVYYSDLDAIGTQVRGALGYVAVAYVLVYDADGRLIHDGSEDLVGYGQRMRGPMADAAIRAKGLLAQESPDFLDVSMPIMIGDQRVGGVRVGMSWARAQEYERKAGQNLDQRLGALGKRHLGWLLLLLAALGLTAAMVTVYVQRTLVAPLRWMAAAARQIEAGNYAVERRDSGRYDEVSELLRAFGRMSEAIARHDRDVRHMAYTDALTGLTNRLAFREALDHRMLSARASQRRLALLFADIDDFKRINDTLGHEAGDEALLQFARRIQLAVEQLGGDDALLARFGGDEFVILVEDAQAAKVATALAQRLVQELREPLRIQGREVFMGTSIGITVYPGDAEDASALLKNGDIAMYQAKLAGKNCHRFYSRAMDYAVERRVHMEHELRGAWERDELKLAYQPIFRTQDRRMVGVEVLLRWQHPAMGTISPTVFIDVAEQSGLIESIGPKVLRAACREATQWRRADGSRDLFVSVNVSPRQLRSGDLPELVAECLRESGLPAAQLHLELTETAVIGDELQAASMLARLHRTGVKVWLDDFGTGFSGLSHLRQVPVDGVKIDKSFVADLQRDPDDLALTTAIIAMAHSLDITVVAEGIEQEAQFELLRERGCELGQGFWLSRPLSAEEFRKLLANEGASPADV, encoded by the coding sequence ATGAAGACGATGCGTTTCGGGTTGCAGGCCAGGTTCCTGCTGGCCATGGGTGTGGCTGCGTTGTTGGTAATGGCGATCCTGGCTCTGCTGCTGGAGCGTCAGGCGGCCATGCAGCGCGAGGTGCGCACGCTCAGCGGCAATGTCATCCACGGCCTGTTCGACAGCAGCATGCGCACCCGCGGCGAGTCGCTGGCGCGGCAGCTGGCCGATTCGCTGGCCAACCCGGTGTACTACTCCGACCTGGACGCGATCGGCACGCAGGTGCGTGGCGCGCTGGGCTATGTCGCGGTGGCCTACGTGCTGGTCTACGACGCCGACGGGCGGCTGATCCACGACGGTAGCGAGGATCTGGTCGGCTACGGCCAGCGCATGCGCGGGCCGATGGCCGACGCCGCGATCCGCGCCAAGGGCCTGCTGGCGCAGGAGTCGCCGGATTTCCTCGACGTGTCGATGCCGATCATGATCGGCGACCAGCGCGTGGGCGGGGTGCGGGTGGGCATGTCCTGGGCGCGCGCGCAGGAGTACGAGCGCAAGGCCGGGCAGAACCTGGACCAGCGCCTGGGCGCGCTGGGCAAGCGCCATCTCGGCTGGTTGCTGCTGTTGCTGGCCGCCCTCGGCCTGACCGCGGCGATGGTGACGGTCTACGTGCAGCGCACGCTGGTGGCGCCGTTGCGCTGGATGGCCGCCGCCGCGCGCCAGATCGAGGCCGGCAACTACGCGGTGGAACGCCGCGACAGCGGCCGCTACGACGAGGTCAGCGAACTGCTGCGCGCGTTCGGGCGCATGAGCGAGGCGATCGCCCGGCACGACCGCGATGTGCGCCATATGGCCTACACCGATGCCTTGACCGGGCTGACCAACCGGCTCGCGTTCCGCGAGGCGCTGGACCACCGCATGCTGTCGGCGCGCGCCTCGCAGCGCCGGTTGGCGCTGCTGTTCGCCGACATCGACGATTTCAAGCGGATCAACGACACCCTGGGCCACGAGGCCGGCGACGAGGCCTTGCTGCAGTTCGCGCGGCGCATCCAGCTGGCGGTGGAGCAGCTGGGCGGCGACGACGCGCTGCTGGCGCGTTTCGGCGGCGACGAGTTCGTGATCCTGGTGGAGGATGCGCAGGCGGCCAAGGTCGCCACCGCGCTGGCGCAGCGGCTGGTACAGGAGCTGCGCGAGCCGCTGCGCATCCAGGGCCGCGAGGTGTTCATGGGCACCTCCATCGGCATCACCGTCTACCCGGGCGATGCCGAGGACGCCTCGGCGTTGCTGAAGAACGGCGACATCGCCATGTACCAGGCCAAGCTGGCCGGCAAGAACTGCCATCGCTTCTACAGCCGCGCCATGGACTATGCGGTGGAGCGGCGCGTGCACATGGAGCACGAACTGCGCGGCGCCTGGGAGCGCGACGAACTGAAGCTGGCCTACCAGCCGATCTTCCGCACCCAGGACCGGCGCATGGTCGGCGTGGAAGTGCTGCTGCGCTGGCAGCATCCGGCGATGGGCACGATCTCGCCGACGGTGTTCATCGACGTGGCCGAACAGAGCGGCCTGATCGAAAGCATCGGCCCCAAGGTGCTGCGCGCGGCCTGCCGCGAGGCCACCCAGTGGCGGCGCGCCGACGGCAGCCGCGACCTGTTCGTCTCGGTCAACGTCTCGCCGCGGCAGTTGCGCAGCGGCGATCTGCCCGAACTGGTGGCCGAATGCCTGCGCGAGTCCGGGCTGCCGGCGGCGCAACTGCACCTGGAGCTGACCGAGACCGCGGTGATCGGCGACGAACTGCAAGCGGCGAGCATGCTGGCGCGGCTGCACCGCACCGGGGTCAAGGTCTGGCTGGACGACTTCGGTACCGGCTTCTCCGGCCTGAGCCACCTGCGCCAGGTGCCGGTGGACGGGGTCAAGATCGACAAGAGTTTCGTCGCCGACCTGCAGCGCGACCCGGACGACCTGGCGCTGACCACCGCAATCATCGCGATGGCGCACTCGCTGGACATCACCGTGGTCGCCGAGGGCATCGAGCAGGAGGCGCAGTTCGAGTTGCTGCGCGAGCGCGGCTGCGAACTGGGGCAGGGGTTCTGGCTCAGCCGCCCGCTCAGCGCCGAGGAATTCCGCAAGTTGCTGGCCAACGAGGGCGCGTCGCCGGCCGATGTCTGA
- a CDS encoding DUF6796 family protein — translation MSAAARTCDRVQWAGWAGVLGALCWIAGDVLIVGQVVARAQVPLLFQHYAAQIDVEMAERLVAVPHWRLLAGALLPVFALPLYLLGNWHLWRGLRPAGRGWALPATLLLFLGYAWSPLAHAAFYFVGAVYQALPATDAAAHPPLLALAAAFRRALLIVYVPSVACSALGLLAFSAAVASGRSAYPRWFALSGNPLLLGALAIGGPQWLHGPLADALSGAGFNTLQLLLYLQSVWLLRRRRARGRAGVAPARRMPAR, via the coding sequence GTGAGCGCCGCGGCGCGCACCTGCGATCGGGTGCAGTGGGCGGGCTGGGCCGGCGTGCTGGGCGCGTTGTGCTGGATCGCCGGCGATGTGCTGATCGTCGGCCAGGTCGTGGCGCGGGCGCAGGTGCCGCTGCTGTTCCAGCACTACGCGGCGCAGATCGACGTGGAGATGGCCGAGCGCCTGGTCGCGGTGCCGCATTGGCGCTTGCTCGCCGGCGCATTGCTGCCGGTGTTCGCGCTGCCCTTGTACCTGCTCGGCAACTGGCATCTGTGGCGCGGGCTGCGCCCGGCCGGGCGCGGCTGGGCACTGCCGGCGACGCTGCTCCTGTTCCTCGGCTATGCCTGGTCGCCGCTGGCGCATGCGGCGTTCTACTTCGTCGGTGCGGTGTATCAGGCGCTGCCGGCGACCGATGCGGCCGCGCACCCGCCGCTGCTGGCCCTGGCGGCGGCGTTCCGCCGGGCGTTGCTGATCGTCTATGTGCCGTCGGTGGCCTGTTCGGCGTTGGGCCTGCTGGCGTTCTCCGCTGCCGTGGCCAGCGGACGCAGCGCCTATCCGCGCTGGTTCGCGCTGAGCGGCAATCCGCTACTGCTCGGCGCGCTCGCCATCGGCGGCCCGCAGTGGCTGCACGGGCCGCTCGCCGACGCCCTGAGCGGTGCCGGCTTCAATACGCTGCAATTGCTGCTGTACCTGCAGTCGGTGTGGCTGCTGCGCCGGCGCCGCGCGCGCGGCCGCGCCGGTGTGGCGCCAGCGCGCCGGATGCCGGCCCGCTGA
- a CDS encoding inositol monophosphatase family protein: MQKPAVTVMVKAARLAGNVLLRHINRLEALNVVQKDRMDYASEVDADAEKVIVKELRRAYPEYGVMGEESGVQGGGRYMWVIDPLDGTSNYLRGFPHYCVSIALVENGEPVDAVIFDPLRNELFTASRGNGAVLNDRRIRVSERKELNGAMVHTGFAPRERKRASPQLKCVDALLVQAEDIRRTGSAALDLAYVACGRSDAFFEAGVKAWDIAAGVLLVREAGGRVTDFKGGTLGRIDDRGPPQFQVVAGNLKVGDALQKLIVNTGYAGEFDAKF; this comes from the coding sequence ATGCAAAAACCCGCCGTCACCGTCATGGTCAAGGCCGCCCGCCTCGCCGGCAACGTCCTGTTGCGCCACATCAACCGCCTGGAGGCGCTGAACGTGGTGCAGAAGGACCGCATGGACTACGCCAGCGAAGTCGATGCCGATGCCGAGAAGGTGATCGTCAAGGAGCTGCGCCGCGCCTACCCCGAGTACGGCGTGATGGGCGAGGAAAGCGGCGTGCAGGGCGGCGGCCGCTACATGTGGGTGATCGATCCGCTCGACGGCACCAGCAACTACCTGCGCGGCTTCCCGCACTACTGCGTGTCGATCGCCCTGGTCGAGAACGGCGAGCCGGTCGACGCGGTGATCTTCGACCCGCTGCGCAACGAACTGTTCACCGCCAGCCGCGGCAACGGCGCGGTGCTCAACGATCGCCGCATCCGCGTCAGCGAGCGCAAGGAACTCAATGGCGCCATGGTCCACACCGGCTTCGCCCCGCGCGAGCGCAAGCGCGCCAGCCCCCAGCTCAAGTGCGTGGACGCGCTGCTGGTGCAGGCCGAGGACATTCGCCGCACCGGCTCGGCCGCGCTGGACCTGGCCTATGTCGCCTGCGGCCGCAGCGACGCCTTCTTCGAAGCCGGCGTGAAGGCCTGGGACATCGCCGCCGGCGTGCTGCTGGTGCGCGAGGCCGGCGGCCGCGTCACCGATTTCAAGGGCGGCACCCTCGGCCGCATCGACGACCGCGGTCCGCCGCAGTTCCAGGTGGTGGCCGGCAACCTCAAGGTCGGCGACGCGCTGCAGAAGCTGATCGTCAACACCGGCTACGCCGGAGAGTTCGACGCGAAGTTCTGA
- the efp gene encoding elongation factor P — protein MASYGMNDVKNGMKILVNSEPAIITDTEYVKPGKGQAFTRVKYRFIKSGRVVEMTMKATDSVEAADVVDTDMQYLYSDGEYWHFMQQETFEQVQADKAGVGDAAKWIKGEEDCVVTLWNGTPIQVTPPNFVELKIVETDPGVRGDTSGGGGKPATLETGAVVRVPLFVGQEEVIRVDTRSGEYVSRVK, from the coding sequence ATGGCCAGCTACGGCATGAACGACGTCAAGAACGGGATGAAGATCCTGGTCAACAGCGAGCCTGCGATCATCACCGATACCGAATACGTCAAGCCCGGCAAGGGCCAGGCGTTCACCCGCGTCAAGTACCGCTTCATCAAGTCCGGGCGCGTGGTCGAAATGACCATGAAGGCGACCGACAGCGTGGAAGCGGCCGACGTGGTCGACACCGACATGCAGTACCTGTACAGCGACGGCGAGTACTGGCACTTCATGCAGCAGGAAACCTTCGAGCAGGTGCAGGCCGACAAGGCCGGCGTCGGCGACGCCGCCAAGTGGATCAAGGGCGAGGAAGATTGCGTGGTGACGCTGTGGAACGGCACGCCGATCCAGGTCACCCCGCCGAACTTCGTCGAACTGAAGATCGTCGAGACCGACCCGGGCGTGCGCGGCGATACCTCCGGCGGCGGCGGCAAGCCGGCGACCCTGGAGACCGGCGCGGTGGTGCGCGTGCCGCTGTTCGTCGGCCAGGAGGAAGTGATCCGCGTCGATACGCGTTCGGGCGAATACGTCTCGCGCGTCAAGTAA
- the epmB gene encoding EF-P beta-lysylation protein EpmB, producing MITAAPRPMQPSPPLPAAAPPRWQQAWRDAVRDPRELLALLGLDPQALGVSEQAATQFALRVPRSFVARMRPGDPHDPLLRQVLPIDAEQRRVAGFALDAVGDAAAKKADGVIHKYNGRALLVATGSCAVHCRYCFRRHFPYAGETAARDGWRAAVAAIAADPSIEEVILSGGDPLSLATPKLAELTEALAALPQLKRLRIHTRLPVVLPERVDAPLLAWLRALPWPLAFVIHANHANEFDAGVDAALARLREAGAQLLNQAVLLRGVNDSVEALAALSERSFAAGVLPYYLHQLDRVQGVAHFEVDDATALALHQALAARLSGYLVPKLVREIAGDTGKRPLLP from the coding sequence ATGATAACCGCAGCCCCCCGCCCGATGCAGCCGTCCCCGCCCCTGCCCGCCGCCGCGCCGCCGCGCTGGCAGCAGGCCTGGCGCGACGCCGTGCGCGATCCGCGCGAGCTGCTGGCGTTGCTGGGCCTGGACCCGCAGGCGCTGGGCGTCTCCGAACAGGCTGCGACGCAGTTCGCGCTGCGCGTGCCGCGCAGCTTCGTCGCGCGCATGCGCCCGGGCGATCCGCACGACCCGCTGCTGCGCCAGGTGCTGCCGATCGACGCCGAGCAGCGCCGGGTTGCCGGCTTCGCCCTGGATGCGGTCGGCGATGCGGCGGCCAAGAAGGCCGACGGGGTGATCCACAAGTACAACGGGCGCGCCCTGCTGGTGGCCACCGGCAGTTGCGCGGTGCACTGCCGCTACTGCTTCCGCCGCCACTTCCCGTATGCCGGCGAGACCGCCGCGCGCGACGGCTGGCGCGCCGCGGTGGCGGCGATCGCCGCCGACCCCAGCATCGAGGAAGTGATCCTGTCCGGCGGCGACCCGCTGTCGCTGGCCACGCCCAAGCTGGCCGAACTCACCGAGGCGCTGGCGGCGCTGCCGCAGCTCAAGCGCCTGCGCATCCACACCCGCCTGCCGGTGGTGCTGCCCGAGCGCGTCGACGCGCCCTTGCTGGCCTGGCTGCGCGCGCTGCCGTGGCCGCTGGCGTTCGTGATCCACGCCAACCACGCCAACGAATTCGATGCCGGCGTCGATGCCGCGCTGGCGCGCCTGCGCGAGGCCGGGGCGCAACTGCTCAACCAGGCGGTGCTGCTGCGCGGGGTCAACGACAGCGTGGAGGCGCTGGCCGCGCTGAGCGAGCGCAGCTTCGCCGCCGGCGTGCTGCCCTACTACCTGCACCAGTTGGACCGGGTGCAGGGCGTGGCCCACTTCGAAGTGGACGATGCCACCGCGCTGGCGCTGCACCAGGCGCTGGCCGCGCGCCTGTCCGGCTACCTGGTGCCGAAGCTGGTGCGCGAGATCGCCGGCGATACCGGCAAGCGCCCGCTGCTGCCCTGA
- a CDS encoding RNA methyltransferase: MTDSFRIRFVLVGTQHPGNIGAAARAMKTMGLSRLVLVAPECEVDTEAYRRSAGAEDLLQQAPVLPALADAVADCRLVLGCTARSRRVSLEELLPADAAQRLTATSAEPAEVALVFGRERTGLTNEELQLCHAAVHIPSDPAFSSLNLAAAVQVLAYELRLAQLRAGAPAPAPAPGFREAPASHAQVEGLFGQLAETLDDIDFHKGRAPDSAMRKLRRLFLRTELTEQEVRLLRGVLSDAQRMARLAGQAGN, translated from the coding sequence ATGACCGATTCCTTCCGTATCCGCTTCGTCCTCGTCGGGACCCAGCACCCCGGCAACATCGGTGCGGCGGCGCGCGCGATGAAGACCATGGGGCTGTCGCGGCTGGTGCTGGTGGCGCCGGAATGCGAGGTGGACACCGAGGCCTACCGGCGTTCGGCCGGGGCCGAGGACCTGCTGCAGCAGGCGCCGGTGCTGCCGGCGCTGGCCGATGCGGTGGCCGATTGCCGGCTGGTGCTGGGCTGCACCGCGCGCAGCCGCCGCGTGTCGCTGGAGGAGCTGCTGCCGGCCGATGCCGCGCAGCGCCTGACCGCCACCAGCGCCGAACCGGCGGAAGTGGCGCTGGTGTTCGGTCGCGAGCGCACCGGCCTGACCAACGAGGAACTGCAGCTGTGCCACGCGGCCGTGCACATTCCTTCCGATCCGGCGTTCAGCTCGCTCAACCTGGCCGCGGCGGTGCAGGTGCTGGCCTACGAACTGCGCCTGGCGCAGCTGCGCGCCGGCGCCCCTGCGCCCGCGCCGGCACCGGGCTTCCGCGAGGCGCCGGCCAGCCACGCGCAGGTGGAAGGGCTGTTCGGGCAATTGGCCGAGACCCTGGACGACATCGACTTCCACAAGGGGCGTGCCCCGGATTCGGCGATGCGCAAGCTGCGCCGGCTGTTCCTGCGCACCGAGCTGACCGAGCAGGAAGTGCGCCTGCTGCGCGGCGTGCTGTCCGACGCGCAGCGCATGGCGCGGCTGGCCGGACAGGCCGGAAACTGA
- a CDS encoding phosphate/phosphite/phosphonate ABC transporter substrate-binding protein, which yields MSSSRWRVVVVWLALAICWPVSVHARPSVLVLGRISDDPKAHYEQLKPLLDYVVPRMREVGITSGQILMARDSQQMSSYLRRGRVDWVTETAATAMALEQRGGAKPLLLTERNGVREYHTVFFVRRDAPVHDLSDLQGRTLALQSQQSTSAYMVPMMTLFEHGLHPEILLSTKDQPSAETVGYVFARSELNIAAFVHKHLVDAGAFSNLDWDDDRRLPPAFRRDFRVIYRSEPYPRAVEMVRSDLPTEVETRLREVLLHAADDPQGRAALHQFFGTSGFYPIDPASQKRLDTLRAGVARVRLEVE from the coding sequence TTGTCCAGTTCGCGTTGGCGGGTGGTCGTGGTGTGGCTGGCGCTGGCGATCTGCTGGCCCGTGTCCGTGCACGCGCGGCCCTCGGTCCTGGTGCTTGGGCGCATCAGCGACGATCCCAAGGCCCATTACGAGCAACTCAAGCCGCTGCTGGACTACGTGGTGCCGCGCATGCGCGAGGTCGGCATCACCTCCGGGCAGATCCTGATGGCCCGCGACAGCCAGCAGATGAGCAGCTACCTGCGCCGTGGTCGCGTCGACTGGGTCACCGAGACCGCCGCCACCGCGATGGCGCTGGAACAGCGCGGCGGCGCCAAGCCGCTGCTGCTGACCGAGCGCAACGGGGTGCGCGAGTACCACACCGTGTTCTTCGTGCGCCGCGACGCGCCGGTGCATGACCTCTCCGACCTGCAGGGGCGCACTCTGGCGCTGCAGAGCCAGCAGTCCACCAGCGCCTACATGGTGCCGATGATGACCTTGTTCGAGCATGGCCTGCACCCGGAGATCCTGCTCTCGACCAAGGACCAGCCCTCGGCGGAGACCGTCGGCTACGTGTTCGCGCGCTCGGAACTCAACATCGCCGCCTTCGTGCACAAGCACCTGGTGGATGCCGGGGCGTTCAGCAATCTCGACTGGGACGACGACCGCCGCCTTCCGCCGGCGTTCCGCCGCGACTTCCGGGTGATCTACCGCAGCGAGCCGTATCCGCGCGCGGTGGAGATGGTCCGCAGCGACCTGCCCACGGAGGTGGAGACGCGCCTGCGCGAGGTGTTGCTGCACGCCGCCGACGATCCGCAGGGACGTGCGGCGCTGCATCAGTTCTTCGGCACCTCCGGGTTCTACCCGATCGATCCCGCGTCGCAAAAACGCCTGGACACCCTGCGCGCCGGCGTGGCGCGGGTGAGGCTCGAAGTGGAATGA